A section of the Tachysurus fulvidraco isolate hzauxx_2018 chromosome 7, HZAU_PFXX_2.0, whole genome shotgun sequence genome encodes:
- the LOC113641896 gene encoding coiled-coil domain-containing protein 134, with the protein MLSVSAVLLIAAFGATVCSTNSNTHTPRHGHDTNLEIYKRLFEVKRKDQLNALKNLVDLNDVNQQYKIIDIMLKGLFKVLEDSRAVLVAANLQPDDPFPQDDKIKEAFSHVVENTAFFGDVALRFPRIVHHYYDHNTEWGKTLRWGLSFCNQSGVFNGGGHQQVLSLMSQELGITQKSADFINPYRTEKDDVLHTAEAFQKILREEQKRRRKEDKRKEMRKGPRISRSRSEL; encoded by the exons ATGCTGAGTGTGTCTGCTGTGCTGCTGATTGCAGCATTTGGTGCAACTGTGTGTTCAACcaactccaacacacacacaccccgacacgGACACGACACAAACCTGGAGATTT ataaGCGTCTGTTTGAGGTGAAGAGAAAGGATCAGCTCAACGCCCTGAAGAACCTGGTGGATCTGAACGATGTTAATCAGCAGTACAAAATTATTGACATCATGCTAAAGGGGCTCTTTAAG gttctAGAGGACTCCAGAGCAGTTCTAGTAGCTGCTAATCTGCAGCCAGATGATCCATTTCCTCaggatgataaaataaaagagg CGTTCTCTCATGTGGTGGAGAACACGGCATTTTTCGGTGACGTAGCTCTGCGCTTCCCGCGTATTGTCCATCATTACTATGACCATAACACTGAGTGGGGGAAGACGCTGCGCTGGGGGCTGAGCTTCTGTAACCAGTCTGGTGTGTTTAACGGAGGAGGTCATCAACAAGTCCtctcactg ATGTCTCAGGAGCTGGGAATAACACAGAAATCTGCAGACTTCATTAACCCTTACCGTACAGAGAAAGAtgat GTGCTCCACACTGCAGAGGCCTTCCAGAAGATTCTTCGTGAAGAACAGAAGCGCAGGAGGAAGGAGGACAAGAGGAAAGAGATGAGGAAAGGGCCTCGAATTTCACGCTCTCGCTCTGAACTCTAA